In Luteitalea sp. TBR-22, one genomic interval encodes:
- a CDS encoding BamA/TamA family outer membrane protein: MTSVATHRRGSGWRAVVPGLAAACALWNATPVQAQPDGATGPAEAIAIRQREKATQLQPHVPGRVERILDRVEGALLGERPSAWHPFFDNAYQGGGLTLGAGHRSSVGRHGLLDARGSLTVRGYVRAEVEYVTPLPGPRTELLALAGWRRATQVGFFGLGTSATSEDDRVSYGFEQPYAQVQIGARPVAPLRVAAGLEYSHWTVVSGSGDAPSIEEAYGPQDLPGLGTSPAYLQPFVQVGLDTRREDGQARAGTLVMTRASAHHTRDGALSFRRMVYEAVHHQPVLQDLWVLSLRTRVETTHPATGDAVPFFLLPSLGGGDTLRGFTSWRFRDRHSLLLSAEWRVMVNRFIEVAAFGDAGKVVSETRRLDLQELESDFGLGVRLHGVRSTFLRVDLARSHEGLMVVFAAGVPF, encoded by the coding sequence CCCGTCCAGGCACAGCCGGACGGCGCGACTGGGCCGGCGGAGGCCATCGCGATCCGGCAGCGCGAGAAGGCGACGCAACTTCAGCCGCACGTTCCCGGGCGCGTCGAACGAATCCTCGATCGCGTTGAAGGTGCCCTGCTCGGCGAGCGACCATCGGCCTGGCACCCGTTCTTCGACAACGCGTACCAGGGCGGCGGACTGACGCTCGGAGCCGGGCATCGCTCGTCGGTCGGCCGCCACGGCCTGCTCGACGCGCGTGGGAGCCTGACGGTCAGGGGCTACGTCCGGGCGGAGGTCGAGTACGTGACGCCGCTGCCGGGGCCGCGGACGGAACTGCTGGCCCTGGCCGGATGGCGCCGGGCGACACAGGTGGGGTTCTTCGGACTCGGGACCTCGGCGACCTCCGAGGACGACCGTGTGAGCTACGGGTTCGAGCAGCCGTACGCGCAGGTGCAGATCGGCGCACGCCCGGTGGCCCCGCTGAGGGTGGCCGCCGGCCTCGAGTACAGCCACTGGACCGTCGTGAGCGGGTCCGGCGATGCGCCGTCTATCGAGGAGGCGTACGGGCCGCAGGATCTGCCCGGTCTCGGGACCAGCCCGGCGTACCTGCAGCCCTTCGTCCAGGTCGGGCTGGACACCCGCCGCGAGGACGGCCAGGCGCGGGCCGGCACCCTGGTCATGACCCGCGCCTCGGCGCACCACACGCGCGACGGTGCACTGTCGTTCCGCCGCATGGTGTACGAGGCCGTGCACCACCAGCCGGTGCTGCAGGACCTCTGGGTGCTCTCGCTGCGCACTCGGGTCGAGACGACGCACCCGGCCACCGGTGATGCGGTGCCGTTCTTCCTGCTCCCGTCACTGGGAGGGGGCGACACGCTGCGCGGATTCACGAGCTGGCGCTTCCGCGATCGTCACAGCCTGCTGTTGAGCGCCGAGTGGCGCGTCATGGTCAATCGCTTCATCGAGGTCGCGGCGTTCGGCGATGCGGGAAAGGTGGTGAGCGAGACGCGCCGTCTCGACCTGCAAGAGCTCGAGAGCGACTTCGGGCTGGGCGTACGGCTGCACGGCGTTCGTTCGACGTTCCTGCGTGTCGACCTGGCCCGCAGCCACGAGGGGCTCATGGTGGTCTTCGCGGCCGGCGTGCCGTTCTGA